From Calothrix sp. PCC 6303, a single genomic window includes:
- a CDS encoding NACHT domain-containing protein has translation MAKRSLQASSEGIRKAKQAFKRKGWTQEYLATEVGLETRQPIWKFFTGKAVDRQVFHEICLTLGISADDIIEKPEATKDSISTSSSGEMFFGSDVQKTLTTDNIDSLVTELRSTLFGQIQNHCATLRLLDIAHPLSLEDLYVDVNIQEGVSSRSWLEINSLESLKSNNETQNFKQFKPKSEGLAGLEAISKYPKIMVLGKPGAGKTTFLQSVAISCNRGQIKPDLLPIFVSLKSFVEEVKKDNQIDLLTYINSLYILTDLEQKKILHILLNGRCLLILDALDEASEDFIDLIISKICHFTDRFYLNHVIISCRSAAQHYQFRSFTEVEIADFNIDQIAAFTYKWFITVGKTSFLEGKALAQQFMQKLQLPENQKIRELASTPLLLNITCLVFHTLGDFPVIRSELYRQGLELLLARWDEARGIKRDTIYRELSLLHKIKLLSKIAASSFTEGDYFFSGIKLQQIISDYISQLPQFQKDVDALLLESGAILKAIESQHGLLVERAHGVYSFSNLTFYEYFTAKEIVANASLESLKELTKHLFEKRWQEVFLLVASMLPSADIFLQIIKAEIDKLVLYNQKIYNFLVWVEQKSSFVKTSHHPSAIRSFYFNLALPTQHQLARDQNLALSLDKEIAGELDINLSLDMALTHAISVSANINSNIFSQRISAVYLSLKIDDLLLLANKPSLRQRIGDLKDQLPPVNQAKNVLKAWWEENGVTWTTKLRSTIIEECKIGNNWQFSQTDSKLLQQYWEGNKLLLECLRSATNVSKDLRRSLEESLFVFDGGCFAQTGEQL, from the coding sequence ATGGCAAAGCGATCATTACAAGCTTCGAGTGAAGGTATCAGAAAAGCAAAACAGGCATTTAAGCGCAAAGGATGGACACAGGAGTATCTAGCTACAGAAGTTGGTTTAGAAACTCGTCAACCAATTTGGAAATTCTTTACTGGGAAAGCTGTAGATCGCCAAGTTTTTCATGAAATTTGCTTAACTTTAGGAATTAGTGCTGATGACATTATTGAAAAACCTGAAGCCACAAAAGACAGTATATCAACATCTTCATCTGGTGAAATGTTCTTTGGATCAGATGTACAGAAAACTCTGACGACTGACAATATAGATTCTTTAGTAACGGAATTACGCTCAACCTTATTCGGACAGATTCAAAATCACTGTGCAACTTTGCGTCTTTTAGATATAGCTCATCCACTAAGCTTGGAAGATCTTTATGTTGATGTGAATATTCAAGAAGGAGTTAGTAGTCGATCCTGGCTAGAAATAAATAGTTTAGAGAGTTTAAAATCCAATAACGAGACTCAAAATTTCAAGCAGTTTAAACCTAAATCAGAAGGATTAGCGGGATTAGAGGCAATTTCTAAATATCCCAAAATTATGGTTTTAGGCAAGCCAGGAGCGGGGAAAACAACATTCTTACAATCAGTCGCAATTAGTTGTAATAGAGGTCAAATCAAACCAGATTTATTACCAATTTTCGTGAGTTTAAAGAGCTTTGTTGAAGAGGTAAAAAAAGATAATCAAATAGACTTGCTAACTTATATTAATAGTCTATATATTTTGACTGATTTAGAACAGAAGAAAATCTTACATATACTATTAAACGGTAGATGTTTACTAATTCTTGATGCATTGGATGAGGCTTCAGAAGATTTTATTGATTTAATTATCAGTAAAATTTGCCATTTTACCGATAGATTTTATCTGAATCATGTAATTATTAGTTGTAGATCTGCTGCTCAACACTATCAATTTAGAAGCTTTACAGAAGTGGAGATTGCAGATTTCAACATTGATCAAATTGCAGCATTTACTTATAAATGGTTTATTACAGTTGGTAAAACTTCCTTTTTAGAAGGAAAGGCTTTAGCTCAACAATTTATGCAAAAGCTACAGCTGCCTGAAAATCAAAAGATTAGGGAATTAGCCTCAACGCCACTATTGTTAAATATTACTTGCTTGGTGTTTCATACTCTCGGTGATTTTCCGGTTATTCGTTCTGAGCTATATCGGCAGGGTTTAGAATTACTTTTGGCACGTTGGGATGAAGCTAGAGGTATTAAACGAGATACTATTTACCGCGAACTTTCTTTGTTACACAAAATCAAGCTATTAAGTAAGATTGCCGCAAGCTCATTTACTGAAGGTGATTACTTCTTTTCTGGAATCAAACTTCAACAAATTATTTCTGATTATATAAGCCAGCTACCTCAATTCCAAAAAGATGTTGATGCGTTGTTGTTAGAGAGTGGTGCAATACTCAAAGCGATTGAATCTCAGCATGGTTTACTAGTAGAGCGCGCACATGGGGTTTATTCGTTTTCTAATTTGACATTTTACGAGTATTTTACAGCTAAAGAAATTGTTGCTAATGCTAGTTTGGAATCACTTAAAGAGTTGACTAAACACCTTTTTGAAAAGCGTTGGCAAGAAGTGTTTTTACTGGTTGCTAGCATGTTACCATCTGCTGATATTTTTCTGCAAATAATTAAAGCTGAAATTGACAAATTGGTGTTATACAATCAAAAAATCTATAATTTTTTAGTTTGGGTAGAACAAAAGTCTTCTTTTGTTAAGACATCTCATCATCCATCGGCAATACGTTCATTTTACTTCAATCTTGCTCTTCCTACACAACATCAATTAGCACGGGATCAGAACTTAGCATTGTCTTTAGATAAAGAAATTGCCGGAGAGCTAGATATTAACTTGAGTTTAGATATGGCACTAACTCATGCTATATCTGTAAGTGCGAATATCAATTCAAATATTTTTTCACAACGCATATCAGCAGTTTATCTATCATTAAAAATAGATGATTTGCTTTTACTTGCTAATAAACCAAGTTTGAGACAAAGAATTGGAGATTTAAAAGATCAACTACCTCCTGTAAATCAAGCAAAAAATGTTTTAAAAGCTTGGTGGGAAGAAAATGGAGTAACTTGGACAACAAAGCTAAGGAGTACCATTATAGAAGAATGTAAAATTGGCAACAATTGGCAGTTTAGCCAAACTGATTCAAAATTATTACAACAATATTGGGAAGGAAATAAGTTACTTCTTGAATGTCTGAGAAGTGCGACTAATGTATCTAAAGATTTACGTCGCTCGTTAGAAGAAAGTTTATTTGTCTTTGATGGAGGATGTTTTGCTCAAACGGGTGAGCAATTGTGA
- a CDS encoding HEAT repeat domain-containing protein, with amino-acid sequence MYDEDELSLLEVETELESPLDLMEPLTNESEFPKPDPDEMLALLTDSQPQQRMLAARAFCDIEDARAIPHLINLLTDICPLVRVSAAYGIGRNPSPEAVEPLILQLNRDWNGYVRKGVVWALGNCRDRRSLAPLTDALKTDIPAVRLWAASALVQMVNISYEAVVGTMPPLISALVQDPVAAVRSNCAWAIGQLCRELPSNVIYATAIDALIQAFAEDVDLGVREDSKSALLGVGDTRGLQMIETLEQEGWF; translated from the coding sequence ATGTATGATGAAGATGAACTTAGTTTACTCGAAGTTGAAACAGAATTAGAAAGCCCTCTTGATCTAATGGAACCTTTGACTAATGAGTCAGAATTCCCCAAACCAGATCCAGATGAAATGCTTGCTCTGTTAACTGATTCTCAACCGCAGCAGCGGATGCTAGCAGCCCGTGCTTTCTGCGATATTGAAGATGCACGAGCAATTCCCCACTTAATTAACTTACTGACCGATATATGCCCCCTAGTGCGGGTAAGTGCAGCATATGGAATCGGACGCAATCCTAGCCCTGAAGCTGTTGAACCACTGATTCTCCAGTTGAACCGTGATTGGAACGGCTACGTCCGTAAAGGTGTAGTTTGGGCATTAGGCAACTGCCGCGATCGCCGTAGTCTCGCACCCCTTACCGATGCACTAAAAACAGATATCCCCGCCGTTCGTCTGTGGGCAGCCAGTGCCCTAGTGCAAATGGTAAATATCAGCTATGAAGCAGTAGTGGGAACCATGCCACCGTTAATTTCAGCCTTAGTTCAAGATCCTGTAGCAGCAGTACGTAGCAACTGTGCATGGGCAATCGGACAGCTTTGCCGTGAATTACCATCAAATGTGATTTATGCTACTGCCATCGATGCTTTAATTCAAGCCTTCGCCGAAGACGTTGATCTAGGTGTACGGGAAGATTCAAAATCAGCACTCTTAGGAGTTGGTGACACTCGCGGACTGCAAATGATTGAAACCCTTGAACAGGAAGGATGGTTTTAA
- a CDS encoding PAS domain S-box protein, with the protein MLLSTQPNFEQISLSSLDEAVNRFPLTVKPNTPLIDAIALMSQHQVGYMLVMEDLNIFGWFSAKDLINLIAHQVDLQATQIREVVTDCVIVSDSTESDNQSQVSLSLLQDHELIAVVDNQGNLQGVITPDTICKALRDQQIEGNKTDINTYPTTENLDEIISSNNLQFSQLLDTSAQHIWILKPDGCLEYLNQWTTEYSGINRDGLLNRGWQQLLHPDDLQRYLAQMAEHISIGEAYEIEIRLLKELEQNYRWHIAYLQPLKNSSENVVNWFITMIDIHERKLTEATWKLNSERFETLIENHNYLIWEVDEHLNYTYLSPSVKQIWGYEPEDLLGKTIFTTMLSHEGMDENNLFADLVAFKQKFKRLQTDFQHQHGHDVIMEISGSPIFAVDGSYCGYRGNSYDITQYKQMEIALVRSRQIIENSPDGISITDLRGKAIYHNPMLTKMFGYNVNQINALGGSSRIFFTRREATTVLNSAKHGEGWQGKVKTRDSLGHSIHAYLRTNLIKNDQNEVVAVTSNYTDISHQKHVEDTLRLRDRALAASTNGIIITDARLPNLPIVYVNQSFEKITGYSACEVIGRNSRFLQKSDHNQPALEELQTAIDTHQCCTVLLRNYRKDGVLFWNELSISPVFDVKQKLTHYIGIINDVSDRKQSEVAIRVSKARLEYLLFSTPGAVYTSRVSGDFGVTFVSENISNMLGYQAREFVKDSNFWINHIHPDDQVYTFESISQLPLTGKNTIEYRFLHKDGNYRWLLDSSKVLYDEAGNSLEIIGFCIDITERKQLEEDLRIALEKEKELSELKSRFVSMTSHEFRTPLSTILSSSELLEHYRHNWSEEKQLSHFHRIQSTVKHMTQLLNDVLIIGKAEAGKAECEATSLDLVSFCNHLVAEMQLNNQNTQQIIFECSAESIIAVMDEKLLGHINTFAKVRG; encoded by the coding sequence GTGCTTTTATCTACACAGCCGAACTTTGAGCAAATATCCTTATCGTCTTTAGATGAGGCAGTTAACCGCTTTCCTTTGACAGTAAAACCAAATACTCCATTAATTGACGCGATCGCATTAATGAGCCAACATCAAGTTGGCTACATGCTTGTCATGGAAGATTTAAATATATTTGGATGGTTTAGTGCCAAAGATTTAATCAACCTTATTGCCCACCAAGTGGATTTGCAAGCAACCCAAATCCGTGAAGTAGTCACAGATTGCGTCATCGTATCCGATTCTACAGAATCTGATAACCAGAGCCAAGTCAGTTTAAGTTTGTTGCAGGACCACGAATTAATAGCAGTGGTAGATAACCAAGGTAATTTGCAAGGAGTAATTACCCCAGATACCATATGCAAAGCCCTAAGAGATCAACAAATCGAGGGAAATAAAACTGATATCAATACATACCCAACAACAGAAAATCTAGATGAGATAATTTCCTCAAACAATCTCCAATTTAGTCAATTACTAGACACGAGTGCTCAACATATATGGATACTTAAGCCAGATGGTTGCTTAGAGTATCTTAACCAGTGGACAACAGAATACTCTGGCATCAACCGTGATGGATTACTAAATAGAGGATGGCAACAGTTATTACATCCGGATGATTTGCAAAGATATCTTGCTCAAATGGCAGAACACATCTCCATCGGGGAAGCATATGAAATAGAAATTCGTTTATTAAAAGAATTAGAACAAAACTATCGCTGGCATATAGCCTATTTACAGCCATTAAAAAATAGTAGTGAGAACGTTGTCAATTGGTTTATAACTATGATAGATATTCACGAACGCAAACTCACAGAAGCAACTTGGAAATTAAATAGTGAGCGTTTTGAAACTTTAATCGAAAATCATAATTATCTGATTTGGGAAGTAGATGAGCACCTCAACTACACATACTTAAGTCCATCAGTTAAACAGATATGGGGTTACGAACCAGAAGACTTGCTGGGTAAGACCATCTTCACAACCATGCTTTCCCACGAAGGTATGGATGAGAATAATCTTTTTGCAGATCTCGTTGCATTTAAACAGAAGTTTAAACGTTTACAAACTGACTTTCAGCATCAGCATGGACATGATGTAATAATGGAAATCAGTGGTAGTCCTATTTTTGCTGTGGATGGCAGTTATTGCGGATATCGGGGAAATAGCTATGATATTACCCAGTATAAACAGATGGAAATTGCACTCGTTCGCTCCCGCCAAATCATTGAAAATTCTCCTGATGGAATTAGCATTACTGATTTAAGGGGGAAAGCAATTTATCACAACCCAATGCTAACTAAAATGTTTGGCTACAACGTCAATCAAATCAATGCGTTGGGGGGTTCATCGAGAATTTTCTTTACCCGTAGGGAAGCAACTACAGTTTTGAACTCTGCCAAACATGGTGAAGGTTGGCAAGGAAAAGTAAAAACACGCGACAGTTTAGGTCACTCAATACATGCCTATCTACGCACAAACTTGATCAAAAATGATCAGAACGAAGTCGTAGCAGTCACAAGCAACTACACCGACATTAGCCACCAAAAGCACGTCGAAGACACTTTGAGATTACGCGATCGCGCTTTAGCTGCAAGTACCAACGGTATAATTATCACAGATGCTCGTTTACCAAACTTACCGATTGTTTATGTAAATCAATCTTTCGAGAAAATCACAGGATACTCAGCCTGTGAAGTTATCGGACGTAACAGTCGTTTCCTACAAAAATCAGATCATAACCAACCAGCCTTAGAAGAACTACAGACTGCCATTGATACCCATCAATGTTGTACAGTTTTACTGCGTAACTATCGCAAAGATGGTGTTCTTTTTTGGAATGAATTAAGTATTTCGCCAGTTTTTGATGTTAAACAGAAGCTAACCCACTATATTGGCATCATTAACGATGTTAGCGATCGCAAACAGTCAGAAGTTGCCATTCGAGTTAGTAAAGCCAGACTGGAATACCTGCTATTTTCCACACCGGGCGCTGTATATACTAGTCGAGTGTCGGGAGATTTTGGAGTTACTTTCGTCAGCGAAAACATTAGCAATATGCTTGGTTATCAAGCACGAGAATTTGTTAAAGATTCCAACTTTTGGATTAACCATATCCATCCAGATGATCAAGTTTATACTTTTGAATCAATTTCTCAACTTCCTCTCACTGGCAAAAATACAATTGAGTACCGCTTTTTGCACAAAGATGGAAACTATCGTTGGTTACTTGATAGCTCAAAAGTTCTCTATGATGAAGCAGGTAATTCTCTAGAGATTATCGGCTTTTGTATAGACATCACCGAACGGAAACAGTTAGAAGAAGATTTACGTATTGCTCTTGAAAAAGAAAAGGAACTGAGCGAACTCAAATCTCGATTTGTTTCCATGACTTCTCACGAGTTTCGTACCCCATTAAGTACAATTCTCTCATCATCGGAACTACTAGAACATTACCGTCACAACTGGAGCGAAGAAAAGCAACTCTCCCACTTCCACCGAATTCAGAGTACTGTGAAACACATGACTCAATTATTAAATGATGTCTTGATCATTGGCAAAGCCGAAGCCGGAAAAGCTGAGTGTGAAGCAACATCCCTTGATCTAGTAAGTTTTTGCAATCACTTAGTTGCAGAAATGCAACTAAATAATCAAAACACTCAGCAAATTATATTTGAGTGTTCAGCAGAATCTATTATTGCTGTCATGGATGAGAAATTACTCGGACATATCAATACCTTCGCCAAAGTAAGAGGATGA
- a CDS encoding GNAT family N-acetyltransferase yields the protein MSTSLPSIYKTRCGSTKDKALLVKFMQQTYQEISPQQDFSHLTRTVEQYLSTETPIWWVDIPVVNNEIAQKQNVPKSSPIGCLWMGNAIDQITNLRYAHIFLLYVIPEYRQQGIGKQLMQEAEIWAEKRGDGQIGLQVFQTNIPALSLYEQLGYQTQSLTMVKYLNHKN from the coding sequence ATGTCCACCTCTTTACCTTCCATTTATAAAACTCGTTGTGGTTCTACCAAAGACAAAGCACTACTTGTAAAGTTCATGCAGCAAACTTATCAAGAAATATCACCACAACAAGATTTTTCCCACCTCACACGGACAGTTGAACAATATCTTTCCACTGAAACACCTATTTGGTGGGTGGATATCCCTGTAGTAAACAACGAGATAGCACAAAAGCAAAACGTCCCCAAATCTTCCCCTATTGGTTGTTTATGGATGGGCAACGCCATCGACCAAATTACCAATCTTCGCTATGCTCATATCTTCCTACTTTATGTTATTCCTGAATATCGCCAGCAAGGCATAGGTAAACAACTAATGCAAGAAGCCGAAATTTGGGCAGAAAAACGCGGAGATGGGCAAATTGGATTACAAGTTTTTCAAACAAATATCCCAGCACTTAGTCTTTACGAGCAATTAGGATATCAAACTCAATCACTGACAATGGTAAAATACCTGAATCATAAAAACTGA
- a CDS encoding IS4 family transposase, with product MFDILSLLQCFLPQINATTMKQLNQIILAMLAMSGRVTMLGISRWTGSGGSYRTMLRFFHTVIPWATLFWLFFRKHLFRANEVYLLAGDEVVVSKSGKKTYGLDRFFSSLVSKPISGLSFFTLSLVSVEQRHSFPIQIEQVIKNDIEKSSVSPRPEIKAKEKRGRGRPKGSKNKNKTEVILTSELLRIKKMINELVKLVANFIPLTYLVLDGHFGNNNALQMARQVNLHIISKLRHDSALYIPYQNPDPNHRSRRKYGDKLDWRNISDEYLRQSSIEEDIQTDSYQATLLHKEFAQSLNVVILVKTNLKTNARSHVILFSSDLKLSSEKIIDYYKLRFQIEFNFRDAKQFWGLEDFMNIGQTAVTNAANLAFFMVNLSHHLLADFRILNPDSGIIDLKAHYRGFRYVHEILKMLPEIPEPILLTRIFAKLTSLGRIHHVSTGVESS from the coding sequence ATGTTTGACATTTTATCATTGTTACAGTGCTTCCTGCCGCAGATAAATGCTACAACGATGAAGCAATTGAACCAAATAATCTTGGCAATGTTAGCGATGAGCGGGCGAGTCACTATGTTGGGAATTTCTCGTTGGACAGGTAGTGGTGGTAGTTATCGGACGATGTTGAGATTTTTTCATACGGTAATCCCTTGGGCGACATTGTTTTGGCTATTTTTCCGCAAGCATTTGTTCCGTGCAAATGAGGTTTATTTGCTTGCAGGAGATGAAGTTGTAGTAAGTAAATCTGGGAAAAAAACTTATGGGTTGGATAGATTCTTTTCCAGCCTAGTAAGTAAGCCAATATCAGGGCTATCTTTCTTTACATTATCATTAGTAAGTGTTGAACAAAGGCACTCATTTCCGATTCAAATAGAACAGGTAATAAAGAACGATATAGAAAAAAGTAGTGTATCGCCAAGACCAGAAATAAAAGCCAAAGAAAAACGTGGACGTGGACGACCAAAAGGGAGTAAAAATAAAAACAAGACCGAAGTAATTCTCACATCTGAATTACTCAGAATTAAGAAGATGATTAATGAGCTAGTCAAGCTGGTAGCTAACTTTATCCCACTGACTTACTTAGTCTTAGATGGTCATTTTGGAAACAATAATGCTTTGCAGATGGCTCGACAGGTCAACTTACATATAATTTCCAAGTTACGCCACGATTCAGCATTATACATACCTTACCAAAATCCTGACCCTAATCATCGTTCACGCCGTAAATACGGAGATAAACTAGACTGGCGTAATATTTCTGATGAATATTTGCGTCAAAGTAGTATCGAAGAGGATATCCAAACCGATAGTTACCAAGCTACTTTACTGCACAAAGAATTTGCCCAGTCCCTGAATGTAGTTATTTTGGTGAAAACAAATCTGAAAACTAATGCTCGCAGTCACGTAATTCTGTTTTCTAGTGACCTAAAGTTGTCATCTGAGAAAATAATTGACTACTACAAACTACGCTTTCAGATCGAGTTTAACTTCCGTGATGCCAAGCAATTTTGGGGATTGGAAGACTTTATGAACATCGGTCAAACTGCGGTGACTAATGCTGCTAATCTAGCATTCTTTATGGTTAATTTATCTCATCATCTTCTCGCTGATTTCCGCATCCTGAATCCTGACTCCGGCATTATTGATCTTAAGGCTCATTATCGTGGCTTTCGATATGTCCATGAGATCTTAAAAATGCTTCCAGAAATCCCTGAGCCTATTTTATTAACCCGGATTTTTGCCAAGCTTACTTCTTTAGGGCGTATTCATCACGTTTCTACGGGCGTTGAATCCTCTTAA
- the fraD gene encoding septal junction protein FraD, with the protein MALVKDFFGVFKIVEDVYEQVKKILVPKQAYSWQTLIYLSLFSWLMSSLALGTARDLIAFCGWVFLIAGTSWYTTDKPILVPGTNLPVGALITGFLVSAFAVRSENVFTPRTLVLWPTISAIITAIPEFFEGSGIDYKRQLPKLEIRQRIIILLAVCMVISCWLQLYFTIDKWARQYPSILADDFSKSTLIVPTEPKLTVPASGAIILNRIQPIVEGQLRGRSWNKQSNNDVDVERWLIEANQRVASIGQDIMNRYAAEYERKNLVNYEERVFWSTEARVVNTKSTNSGYRLDLLSVWKGPSSNTKKYFLRKSCQIDPISKPADNSTVNTRNPGERVIVAEIQCEAVPKFFAGSPPVKQ; encoded by the coding sequence ATGGCATTAGTTAAGGATTTTTTTGGGGTATTTAAAATTGTCGAAGATGTGTATGAACAGGTCAAGAAAATATTAGTCCCAAAACAAGCTTATTCTTGGCAAACATTAATTTATCTAAGTTTGTTTTCTTGGCTTATGTCATCCTTGGCTCTTGGAACTGCTAGAGATTTAATTGCATTTTGTGGTTGGGTATTTTTGATTGCAGGGACTTCTTGGTACACAACAGATAAACCAATCTTAGTTCCGGGAACTAACCTACCTGTTGGAGCATTAATTACAGGATTTTTGGTCAGTGCGTTTGCTGTCAGAAGCGAAAATGTATTTACACCCAGAACACTTGTTTTGTGGCCCACTATCTCTGCAATTATAACAGCAATTCCAGAATTCTTTGAAGGTAGCGGAATTGACTATAAAAGACAGTTACCAAAACTAGAAATTCGCCAGCGAATTATTATTTTACTCGCTGTATGTATGGTTATAAGTTGTTGGTTGCAACTATATTTTACGATAGATAAATGGGCTAGACAATATCCAAGTATTCTTGCAGATGACTTTAGTAAAAGTACATTAATTGTGCCAACAGAACCAAAACTTACCGTACCTGCAAGTGGAGCAATAATTCTCAATCGGATACAGCCAATTGTTGAGGGACAATTACGTGGAAGATCATGGAATAAACAATCCAATAATGATGTTGATGTCGAAAGGTGGTTAATAGAGGCAAATCAAAGAGTAGCTTCTATTGGTCAAGATATTATGAATAGATATGCAGCAGAGTACGAAAGAAAAAACCTGGTTAACTATGAAGAACGTGTATTTTGGAGTACAGAAGCTCGCGTAGTCAATACAAAATCTACAAACTCTGGTTACAGATTAGATTTATTAAGTGTTTGGAAAGGTCCAAGTTCTAATACTAAAAAGTATTTTCTGAGAAAATCTTGCCAAATAGATCCAATTTCTAAACCAGCCGATAATAGTACAGTCAATACTAGAAATCCAGGGGAAAGGGTGATAGTAGCAGAAATACAGTGCGAAGCTGTACCTAAGTTTTTTGCAGGTTCACCACCAGTGAAACAATAA
- a CDS encoding EAL domain-containing response regulator, protein MNKILVIEDELAVRENLVELLEAEGFETIAAPNGHIGIQKAMAETPDLILCDMMMPEVDGYGVLTNLREEPSTATIPFIFLTAKSAKSDFRQGMDLGADDYITKPFTRAELLSAIMGRLSKQSLLKKYLSAKADTKVLSPEIQYIEISLSNALSSPESDVFPIRYKPIVDIQSHQIIALESFLYWQSQDLGLVSPPELIPLAELTNLVASLGKRSIEAVCEQQQIWQQSGYINVPVSVNISAGFFNQPDFVQIVSQVLNEYNLSASDLQLEITENIIMQDINSAIFTINELRSLGIKIAVDDFGTGNSSLIYLKQLPVHILKIDPYFIHNIANDSQKSAITTALIQMGQNLKLQIIAQGVDSTSELVFAAKNNCDAVQGSLFNQALSPVELEQVIFKGYGNIDA, encoded by the coding sequence ATGAATAAAATTTTAGTTATAGAAGACGAATTAGCAGTCCGCGAAAATCTAGTGGAACTTCTAGAAGCAGAAGGTTTTGAAACTATCGCTGCACCTAACGGACATATTGGTATTCAAAAAGCCATGGCAGAAACTCCCGATTTGATTTTGTGCGATATGATGATGCCGGAAGTAGATGGCTATGGTGTATTGACAAATTTACGTGAAGAACCAAGCACAGCTACAATTCCCTTTATCTTTCTAACTGCAAAATCTGCAAAATCTGACTTCCGGCAAGGTATGGATTTAGGTGCAGATGACTATATTACTAAACCCTTCACTCGCGCTGAATTACTTAGTGCTATCATGGGTCGTCTAAGCAAACAATCACTGCTAAAAAAATATCTCTCAGCTAAAGCTGATACGAAAGTTCTATCCCCAGAGATTCAATACATCGAAATCAGCTTAAGTAATGCTTTATCATCTCCAGAGTCTGATGTCTTTCCAATTCGCTACAAACCAATAGTTGATATTCAGTCTCATCAAATTATTGCCTTAGAAAGTTTTCTCTACTGGCAAAGTCAAGATTTAGGATTAGTTTCACCACCAGAACTAATTCCCCTTGCCGAACTAACTAATTTAGTTGCTTCTCTCGGTAAACGTTCAATTGAGGCAGTTTGCGAACAACAACAAATTTGGCAACAATCTGGTTATATAAATGTGCCAGTAAGTGTGAATATTTCCGCAGGTTTCTTCAATCAACCCGATTTTGTACAAATAGTTAGCCAAGTTTTAAATGAATATAATTTAAGTGCAAGTGATTTGCAATTAGAAATCACAGAAAATATCATCATGCAAGATATTAATAGTGCAATTTTTACTATTAATGAATTACGTTCCTTGGGAATTAAAATTGCTGTCGATGATTTTGGGACTGGTAACTCTTCACTCATATATTTAAAGCAGTTGCCAGTTCACATACTTAAGATTGATCCTTATTTCATTCATAATATTGCTAACGATTCACAAAAATCAGCAATTACAACTGCGTTAATTCAAATGGGTCAAAACTTGAAACTGCAAATTATCGCTCAAGGCGTAGATAGTACTTCCGAACTAGTGTTTGCCGCTAAAAATAACTGTGACGCTGTTCAGGGGTCATTATTCAATCAAGCATTATCACCCGTAGAACTAGAACAGGTTATTTTCAAAGGATATGGAAATATCGATGCTTAA
- a CDS encoding ABC transporter permease produces the protein MNFGRIFVLTKNVFQEMVRDRILYIIGFYALILVGAKFILPELAASSEDKMLLDFGLAAMSVLGTMIAIFVGTGLINKEIEKRTILVLIAKPVSRSEFIAGKFFGLSAVLALLTVTMTGLYLICLQVAQVNYSLPSILIAVVFLLLQLCLITAVAITFGVFTSSLLASALTFGVYLMGNATQDLLKLSGINGNSSIKYLTQALYLILPDLSRLDLKNSAVYGLQALPNQTTLLTNAGYGLFYSCMMLAIAILIFSRREF, from the coding sequence ATGAACTTTGGTAGAATATTTGTACTAACGAAAAATGTATTCCAGGAGATGGTACGCGATCGCATTCTCTATATTATTGGCTTTTATGCCCTGATATTAGTTGGTGCGAAATTTATTCTTCCAGAATTAGCAGCATCTTCAGAAGATAAAATGCTGTTAGACTTTGGTTTAGCAGCGATGAGCGTTCTAGGTACAATGATCGCTATTTTTGTCGGTACCGGACTGATCAACAAAGAAATAGAAAAGCGGACAATTCTAGTATTAATAGCCAAACCTGTCAGTCGCAGTGAATTTATTGCTGGTAAATTCTTTGGTTTATCAGCAGTTTTAGCTTTATTAACGGTTACAATGACAGGACTTTATCTAATATGTCTGCAAGTTGCCCAAGTTAACTATTCTCTTCCCAGCATTCTGATTGCGGTAGTATTTCTATTGTTGCAACTATGCCTAATTACAGCGGTAGCCATTACCTTTGGAGTATTTACTAGTTCCTTGCTAGCAAGTGCTCTCACATTTGGTGTTTACCTGATGGGCAATGCAACCCAAGATTTACTTAAGCTCAGTGGTATAAATGGTAATTCCAGCATCAAATATTTAACCCAAGCACTGTACCTAATATTACCAGATTTATCACGGTTAGATTTAAAAAACTCTGCTGTTTACGGCTTACAAGCATTACCAAATCAAACTACACTACTCACAAACGCGGGTTATGGCTTATTCTACAGTTGCATGATGTTAGCGATCGCTATCCTGATTTTTTCCCGACGCGAATTTTAA